DNA sequence from the Cucurbita pepo subsp. pepo cultivar mu-cu-16 chromosome LG06, ASM280686v2, whole genome shotgun sequence genome:
TGGGGAGAGGCTACCTAATCATCTTTGTATAATACGTTCTAAGAGAAGAGGTTATGCAAtacgtttctttttctttttttttaatctcagaTCCCAGTAGCATCAACTTGTGAAATCAAAAACATCAGAAGGCTTCATATACCTGTTTCGCTATCACTTGCCCACCTGCTATATGTGAAAAGTTGATATTATAATAATGGGAAAGGAACAAAGGGGCACTCCTCTCAGCAAGTTCCTCCAGATACTTAGCATAAGAAATTCCTGAACTGGTCGGATCAGGTATCACAATACCCTGTGCACTGAACCATTCTAGATCCTTTTCAAGACATTCTGAACGTTCCAACCCTGATTTTCTGAAGTAACTATCTGGAATCAAAATACTGGATTTCAGTCTTttgcaaataaaaacaaaaggaacacCATCTGTCACTTAACAATAAATGACCTTGTGAGTTCTAACCTCACTCCAACAGGATCTGTTCTATTGGTTGTACATGTCTTTTGAgtacatttttcaatatatcaAAAACTTAATACTCATACTAAGTTGATTTACTTTCGAAAATACTAGTCAAGAGTGCATATCATCCAATTACTACTAATTCTCAAGAGAACCATTCGAACAACGTAGAGAATCATAAAAGTACCAAATGTCCAGCAGCTATAGTAGAAACCATAACCCTAGCATCTGTGCACTcacaaatttgtattttttaaaaagagaaacaatttcattagATCGTTgaaacacaacaaaaactcCAAACACCTAGAGGTGAATTACATAAAGGCCTACCAATTGGAGATTAAATAAGATAAGCTATAATGAGCAAAAGGGTACTTAGTTTGCACCAAAAGAAAGCATAAGAAAGAACAATTTCCATAAAATGAtcgaaagagaagaagaaattccTAAAAATACGACCATTCCTTCCACCTCAAAGAGACCAAAAGAGAACTGTGGGCAAGCCAAAGGACCTTCTAAGAACCACGAAAAGGATGGCCCACCAAGATAGATGCAAGGAGATAAAAGATGTTATTGGATAACGGTAAAGACAAACCAACAGCTTCCAAAATACTAAACCAAAACAGGGAAGCAAATGGAGAATGTATAAATAAATGGCTTGGTACTCAACATTAGATTTGCATGTGATGCACCAGGAAGGAGATAGGTTGATATAAGGCATTCGTTGTTGTAATCGATCAGCCGTATTATTAACTCCAAGACTAAGCTCCCAAgagaatattttgattttcttaggATAAGTATCCTTTCAAGTCACTGCATAAAGGTCCCTTAAAAGTGAATCAACAATACCCACCAGATCTTCCATAAGAGATTTAACAGTAACCTCTAAGAAGAGGACAAGTCCAAGTGTCATGAAAAAGTCTGTAATCTAACTGAAGACAAGAGGTGTGAAAGATGAGCCCACTCAATTGTTTCCAAATCATTAAGATTACGATGAAGGCGCAAGTTCTATGTATCAGTTGCCGCAACCGACACATCTGCCACATTAGCATCAGGATTAGAAGTAAGCCGGTACAAGCACAggaaaacagtaaaaaaattcCACAACTTAACCAAGAGTCCTTCGAGAAAAAGGTAGAGCTTCCATCTCTAAGACAATGTTGAACACGACCAGCAATTAAGTCCACTGTTTGACAAATAAATCTTGGAAAGGACTTACAAGAACCATATAGAATGGATCGAGGCCACCTGTTCCCAATTGCAGTCGCATGGTACATAGCATCAATAAGTTTCCACCATAagcattattttcattaagaACATGCCAAATCCATTTGGCCAATAGAGCTAAATTTTGGTGCTGAAAATTTCCAATTCCAAGACCACCCGTCAATTTAGGAAGCTGAGTAGTCTCCCAATTCATGTTACGCATACCCCCATCCCCTCGAGAACCTTCTCAGAAGAAATCACAGATAAGCTTATCTATTATCGTTGATACTTTGGTGAGAACTCGTAACAAggatgaataataaaataagaattttagaAATGTATCTCGATAAGGAAAATATTGAAGGAAACATTGGTGAACGAGAACCACCCAATGCAGAGTGGGGATTAGAAGAATGCCGTCAGATCAATGAGGAAAGTTGAAAAGTAACAAACTCCTAGCTTAATGTGCACAAATTTTAGACCGATAGCGATATCtctaaaatttacaaaaacaaatattggCATCTAAGTATCTTGAAAAAGTCGATGGTTTCTTTCCATCAAAAGGTGTCGAAGAACCACAGAGGAATGTCTCCACTAAATTATGGCCTTAACAAAGAACCAAGACCCTGAAAGTTATCTAGGGAGCATCAGAGAGATATCCTGCAGCCAGCATCAGAAGATACTGAAAAGATTCAAAAGGAATAACAAGCAACCAGAGGCTAAGGAGCAGTGAGTATctaaaaatctataaataagAACTTAACTCAGAACCCGAAATTttaaaacagaacaaaaatagTACCAACTTCTACACACGAAATCCTAATAACCTAGTGTAACCATTTATCTAAGTCCCGACAACACAAATCACTACAGTCACAGAAACCTATATTAGTCAGCAACATTATCATGCATCCTCTTATCTTGGTTATACGAAATATAAACAATCTGGAAGAGAAAATGCTGGGAGGAATCTTACAAGCAACGTCGCTGGATTCATCAACGATTAGCTCCACAGTGCTGAAGACGAGCTTACTATCGACCAAATATTTAAGGAACCCTTCCAAGCTCGGTTGCCAAGTCTGTGTACCATCCCCATCCTCATCATTATCATCGTCACTCAACACCAAATTTCCGTCGTCTTTCTCCTCTACTTCAACTTCGCTGGATGAATCCACAGCGTCACCAGATAACTTTTTACCACTAACATTATGAAGCCTCATGGCGACGAACCTTAACTCCTCAGTAATGCCTTTGCTCTCTCCAGGATACTCTCTCCTgtatctctttttcttcttcagaaCCGGCGGAGCAGAGCCCGTGCTTGTCGCAGTCGTGGAAGGCAGAGGAGCAGAATGATTTGAATCCGAGCAGCACAACCTCAGAGCACCTCCATTTCTGAAC
Encoded proteins:
- the LOC111796847 gene encoding probable inactive heme oxygenase 2, chloroplastic, which translates into the protein MSLPESVSLRSFERISPTYASVSSSSLGSSRPLRSCTSVATRTMKFRNGGALRLCCSDSNHSAPLPSTTATSTGSAPPVLKKKKRYRREYPGESKGITEELRFVAMRLHNVSGKKLSGDAVDSSSEVEVEEKDDGNLVLSDDDNDEDGDGTQTWQPSLEGFLKYLVDSKLVFSTVELIVDESSDVAYSYFRKSGLERSECLEKDLEWFSAQGIVIPDPTSSGISYAKYLEELAERSAPLFLSHYYNINFSHIAGGQVIAKQVSERLLEGRKLEFYTWEEDAEELLKNVREKLNMLGEHWSRDEKNKCLREAVKSFRFLGEIVRLIIL